The Castor canadensis chromosome 8, mCasCan1.hap1v2, whole genome shotgun sequence genome contains a region encoding:
- the Elovl2 gene encoding very long chain fatty acid elongase 2 → MEHIKAFDDKVNTFLDYMFGPRDTRVRGWFMLDSYLPTFFLTVIYLLSIWLGTKYMRNRPALSLRGILTLYNLGITLLSAYMLVELILSSWEGGYNLQCQNLISSGEADVRVAKVLWWYYFSKLVEFLDTVFFVLRKKTCQITFLHVYHHVSMFNIWWCVLNWIPCGQSFFGPTLNSFIHILMYSYYGLSVFPSMHKYLWWKKYLTQAQLVQFLLTITHTLSAVVKPCGFPFGCLIFQSSYMMTLVILFLNFYVQTYRKKPMKKDMQEHPAEKEVKNGFSKTYFTAANGVVNKKAQ, encoded by the exons gaGCATATAAAGGCCTTTGATGATAAAGTCAATACTTTTTTGGATTATATGTTTGGACCTCGAG ATACTCGAGTCAGAGGATGGTTCATGTTGGACTCTTACCTTCCTACCTTTTTTCTTACTGTCATATATTTGCTGTCAATATGGCTGGGTACCAAGTATATGAGGAACAGACCTGCTCTTTCTCTCAGGGGAATCCTCACCTTGTATAATCTCGGAATCACACTTCTTTCTGCTTATATGCTGGTAGAG CTCATTCTCTCCAGTTGGGAAGGAGGCTACAACTTACAATGTCAAAATCTCATCAGTTCAGGAGAAGCGGATGTCCGG gtAGCCAAGGTATTATGGTGGTACTACTTCTCCAAATTAGTGGAGTTCCTGGACACAGTTTTCTTCGTTTTGCGAAAAAAGACGTGTCAGATCACTTTTCTTCACGTCTATCACCACGTCTCTATGTTCAACATCTGGTGGTGTGTTTTGAACTGGATACCCTGTGGACAAA GCTTCTTTGGACCAACACTGAACAGTTTTATCCACATTCTTATGTACTCCTACTATGGACTTTCTGTGTTTCCATCTATGCACAAGTACCTGTGGTGGAAGAAATACCTCACGCAGGCTCAGCTG GTACAGTTCCTGCTTACCATCACGCACACGCTGAGTGCCGTTGTGAAGCCCTGTGGCTTCCCCTTCGGTTGTCTTATCTTCCAGTCTTCCTATATGATGACACTGGTCATcctgttcttaaatttttatgttcAG ACATACCGAAAAAAGCCGATGAAGAAAGATATGCAAGAGCATCCTGCAGAGAAAGAAGTCAAGAATGGCTTCTCCAAAACCTACTTCACTGCAGCTAATGGAGTGGTGAACAAGAAAGCACAATaa